ACAGACAATTGCAGTGACGGTTTTATCTTCTGGACGAAAATTAGCGTTCTTTAACTGCAGGTTAGGAGCGAGGCGACTGTCGGATAGCGTTTCTGGGCTAACTTCCCAAAGATTCTGTCTAAGTGCAGCAGGTACCGACTGCTCAGTCCATTCCAATAGCTCTCGCTGATCGCAGTTGGGAAAGAAATCTGGTGCTGTTACAAGGGAATAAGCAGGAATACGGCGTGGAATTGCCACTGCTAACTGTGGACAAACTGCTTCAATCGATCCATCACCTGTGAAATCAAGGTAGTGAAGGGCATCATAACCACCTTTTTGTACAGCTTGTGTGACATTTGCGAGATTATTGAGATTGTCGATTTGACCGTTGGAGAGTTTGTGACGGGCGTGAACATATTCTGGAGCACGTCTTGCTCCTGTAGTTGCAGGAATCATTAAGCTGGAAGATAAAGTCCTACTACCTGCTGGAACTTTAAAAGTCAGTGGTTTGCCTTGATAATTCGCAGCTTCAATTAGATTCTTATGAACCACTGGAACTAGAAGTCCACGACCAAATTCCGGCTTTGTTGTCAATTCAGCAATGCCATCTGAAAAAATGAATGGCGGATTACTAATGTCTGGTTCACCCCATCCTGCATTTTTCAAAACTAAGTGAATCCGCCGCAATTTTTCATTGATATGGCGAGCATTAAGTGTCACCTGCAAATCTAAATTGCGAATACATTCTTTGCCGTTGAACAGCTTGTGCAGAGGAACCCAGAAAAGTCTGCTATCGTCTCCTGCTCGTCTTCTGTCATCACCTTGTGGAAGATTAACATTGTTATTTTGAACCTGAAAACGCATGGGAACAAAGGTAGCTCGATCACCTCTACGTTGAACAGCAATATAGGCAGAATAGCGAGCTGGTAAAACGCGAAAAGCTTGTGAATCTTCCTGAACAAAGGGTAAAAATCCACGAAGTTTGCCGTTATACTGTGCTTCTGCTGTTCCTACACGCGCCACACCAGTACGCGAAAAACACAAATCAGCATGCTTGCGCTGAACAGTTTCCGATGCAGGACGATACTCACTAGCAAAGACAACTATCGCTAAAAGTTCCCCTTGTGCCCGAGCTCGCAAATCTTCCAATGAAGGCGGCTGCACGCCGTAAACATAATTTTCAATAACTTCAAATTCCGCCAGCGTTGGATATTCCCTCAGGTTTTCACTGACAACATTGTGTGAAGCAAAAGCGTGAAATAGTAAACTCCGAGCCGCACTTCCTGGCTCTATTCCCCTTTTTCCTTCAAAAGCAAAATCTTCAAATCCTTTAATAGTTCTGTTGATATTTGGCAGTTCCTTTGCTAATTCTTGCTTAAGATTGGCTGCGGTGATATCAAGTCCATGAGCGAGAAGTAAGTCGCGCCAGCCAAGAGGAGCTAGGCGATCGCACACTCTTTTAACATCATCAATTAAAGGCATAACTCAAATAAACTCCTTGTTTTTAGATTTAACCCGGACTTAGGTATTGACAAAAATGTCATTACCTGCCGTAGTCCTACTTGATTTGTGTAAGGAAAGTTAACCAGGGAAAACTTTGCTGTGACTTATTAGATGTAAACAGAATCAACTTATGCACTTTCGGATAGAAATAAGAAAAACGCTAGAAAAAGTGCAAAGATAAGTGATTCTTAGGGATTTTAATAGTTAAGCTCCAATTTTTACAGATAAACTATCTTGGCAACACAGTTAAACATGAATAGAAGTTTATTGGCGATCGCCTTGTTCGCCGGAGAGTTTTGTGGAGAAAACCCTCTCCCTAAATCTCCCATTTAGGGCAAACGGACGCGCTCCGTCCCTCATAAGATACCGTAGAAGATATATCTTTGCGCGAGGTGAGAAATGGCGATTCTACAATTAGAAGATGGGACACGATACACTGATTTGCAAGATATATCCCGCGAATTAGCACCCCTAAATATTCAACTTAATCGTTGGGCTGTCGGAGAAAGTCAACACTTGCGTGAACTTATATCACAAGATAGCCTCAATGAAGATGAAAAAGAACAAGTCTTAAAATCTCTGGATAAATATTTCCACCAACTGCAACAAACAGCAGGCTATCAAACCCGCGACTTAATTGTCCTGCATCCAGGAATGCCGAACCTTGATGCCATGATGACAAAGTTTGACAAAATCCATACCCATTCAGAAGACGAAGTTCGTTACATCATTGATGGAGAAGCCATTTTTGGTTTTGTCCGACCGGATGATAGCCAAGTAGAACTGACAATACAACCCCAAGAGTACATCAATGTGCCTGCAAAGACCGAACACTGGTTTTATCTAACCCCAGCACGGCGAGTTAAAGCAGTGCGTTATTTCACTGGAAGTCAAGGTTGGACTCCCGAATATACAGGGAGAGAAATTCACACTCGTCAGGTTGTCACTAAAGTATAAATGAAGACGCAATGAATAGCCCAAAGCTGATTGATCCTCGCCTTGAACTCATCTGTGCTGCCCGTCACTTCTACCAACAAGGATGGATGGTGGGGACTTCAGGAAATCTCTCAGTTCGTTTACCTGATCACAGCTTTTGGATTACAGCTAGTGGTCAGTGTAAAGGAGAATTAGAACTTGGTGATTTTGTACGTATCTATCCAAATGGCACGGCTTGCCCTGAGGGTAGTCGAAGGGTAGAAAAACCCTCGCCTGATGTGAAGCCTTCAGCTGAAACTGCCATTCACCAAGTTCTTTATGCTCTATTCCCTGAAGCTACAAGCTGCTACCATGTTCACTCAGTAGAAGCAAATTTGGTTTCTCGTTTTGTGAAAGGAGATACCTTGCCTCTACCACCGTTGGAGATGCTCAAAGGACTGGGAGTCTGGGAAGAGAATCCTGATTGCGCTATGTCGATCTTTGACAACCATTTACAGGTTTCCTGCATTGTAGATGAGATTAAAGAGCGCTTTAGAACAATTCCTCCACAACTAAGCGCTTTACTTATCCGTGACCACGGTGTTACCATTTGGGCACCTTCTGCCAAAACTGCCCGTAATTATATTGAGTTAGTGGAATACATTTTCCGCTATATGGTCGCAGCCAGAGGTGTGGGTGTTTGGGGTGTAGGGGAAGAGAGGGATTGAAGTGGAAGAGAAAAAGTAGGAAAAGAAAACAAATGACTTGTGATTAATGACTCATCAAACTATTCGCGTTGTTGTTCGATTTATTTTCCTTCTTTTTGCTTAATCCTCAACTCCTGCTAGAGATTTTTAAAAATGTAAAATATCTAAGGATTCTTCTATTTCTAAATCTAAAATTCTTTCCCGTGTATTTTTATGCTCCTCTAATTTACCTTCTTTTCGATAAAGGTCTGCTGCTTTTTGAAAATCATCAATAACTCCTTGCCTATCTCCTAGCTTGTAACGAGCATGACCACGATTGTAATATGCGTCTGCATCGTTAGGATGTGTCTTAATCACCTGTGTGTAATCTTCAATCGCCCCCTGATAATCTCCTAAGTCACAACGAGCCTGACCACGGTTATAATATGCATCAATATCATGAGAACTTTTTTTAATCACCTGTGTGTAATCTTCAATTGCTCCCTGATAATCTCCTAAATCAAAACGATAATCTCCACGATTTTTGTAACCATTAATGTCATTAGGTTTTACTTCTCTGGACTGAGTAAAAAGCTCAATAGCTTCTTTTGAGTTTACCAAATGAGAATTATTTGGATTAATTTTGAGTGCCTGATTATAATCCTCAATTGCACCCTGATAATCTCTTAACTGATAACGAATATCAGCACGACTTTTGTAAGCCACTGCATCATTAGGATTCATTTTAATTGCCTGAGTATAATCTGCAATTGCTCCCTCGTAGTCTCCCTGATGATATCGAGCTAAGCCAAGTTTAGTGTAAACTTTACCGTAATAAGGATTAATTTCTATTGCTTGAACGTAATCAGCAATTGCTGCCTTGTAATCTCCTATATGAGAATGAGCAAAACCACGCTTATAAAAAGTTTCAGCATCTTGAGAGTTCAGCTTTAAAGCTTGATTGTAGTTATTAATGGCAGCATTGTACTGTTCTTTCTCAAAGCATTCATCACCTAGTTTGACAGAAAGCAAATTCATGTCTCCATTATGGAAACGGAGATAATCATTTTGATCCGGAGAAAAGTTTTTTTTGACAGATTGTTGCTGTTGTTGAGAAGAAAAGTTTGTTTTAGGCAAGTGTTGCTTTTCTTGCTGATAGCGGTGTTCGTGCTTAAGGTTATATTTACCTAGTTGAGATGTTTGATGAGAGTTTGCTGGTGTTAAAGATTCTAACTGTTCTAAATAGCACCGTAAACCACTGCCATAGAGTAATTGTTCTATCCCAAATAAAATATTTCCAGTCTTTAGCTTAATCATTTGGGTAGGAAGAAAACCAGCAAAGAAGAGATGATATTCAGGTTGTGCCTCATTGACTTCCTCCTGAATAAATATGCAGACAACAACGGCATTTTTTTGAACTTCTTCTGAATTAATTGACCATCTGACTTTATTAAGACTGCCATGACGTGATTTAACGGCAATGCCAACTGAGGGGTCAAAAGTCAGCGTAAAATCAACTTTGCCATCGCCGACACCAAATCGTTTCTCATAATCTACTTCAGTCACAAAAGCAGCTAAACGTTCTTTAACAACTTCTTCACCTAATTTGCCTTTCAAATTACTGATAAAAACATCACGGACTGGTGAAGTGCGCTTATATTTCTCAGCCATCTGCCAGCAAAATTCCCGTAGTGCTTTTAACCTCTCGCCTGAGATAACTGTTAACTCGCTATATTGCCCTTCTGTTTCACAATGCAGCAGACAACTAGATGTTAACCTCTTGATGAAATCAGATTGTAGCGATCGCAGTAAGGTAATCCAGTCCATTTATAATTCTGCGAATCTTTTTGTTTATTGTATTAAAATAGCAAATCAGCGAAAACTTGTCTAAGTTGTATTTAATGCAACATACAGTTACAGAACCTCAGCCCCAACCCCCTCCTCTGTAGCCGCCTCTATTTACGCCAGTTTAAAATCCTGCTAAAAAACTGTCAACTGGATTCAGGCTATATTTATTCTGTAGCGCGTTAGTCCAGATGGAAAGATGATTGCTAGTGGCGGCAGTGCTGATAAGATCATCAAGATTTGGCAAGTGCCTCGTTAAGTCGTGGCACCTGAGAGCCAATCAACGACTGAACATTAGATTAGTATTGAAATCAATTTGAGATTTGTTAATATGACACAGCTACTTACTGAGGAAGAAATTCAACAAAAGGCAAGCCATTTGCCTAATTGGACAGTGGAAGCGTCAACGTTAAAATGTACACGCAAATTTAAAGACTTTATCCAGGCTATAGAATTTGTAAATAAGCTTGTTGAACCTGCTGAGTCAGCACAACATCATCCAGATATTGAAATTTCTTACAACAAAGTCAATATTTCACTCACAACCCATGACGCAGGTGGGTTAACACAGAAAGACTTTGATTTAGCAAAGGTCATTTCGGAAATTAATTAAGTTAACCGATTTGCTTTTATAGCTATTTTGATAAAAAAATGACTCAAGAAGTAGTCAGAAGCCACGATTGAGAATGATGAGTGTGCAAGTAATAGACTTCGTGGCAGTTATCGGGAAAGGGAAAGGTGGGGTTCCCTATGGGGATAAAGAGCAAGGGGAAAAGGGAAATGTTGGTTTTTTCCTTTTCCCATTTAACCTTTAACCTTTTCCCATCAATGGGCAAAAGTGGTTTTTGGCTATTGGTCTAATGAACCAGTACTACTAGGTATCTAATATTCAAAGCTGCGTCTCCCTTAGTGAGACAATGAGATGTGTGACAGTTTAGAAGGCGATCGCTTCGACCTTGTCATTTATTTTTCCTAAATTACAATTGCAAGTAAATAGAAATATGTTTTTGCATAAGTTAATTGGATTATTTATTTAGCTAAAACTAACTGTTTATTTAGCTTGGCAAAAACTAAAGCAGTGTATTGGGCAAGTTTGTCTAATCCACAAGTCTCAATAAATCTTGCAACTTTGAGAATAGTTGCAGCAAAAAGTGATCTATACAAAGGTGTGAGGAGAACAGGAAAGATGTCTAATATCTTGCGGAAATCTTTAGTCATCAGTCCAGCAGTTTTGGGAGCAACGTTGTTGGTATCTACAGCGGCGATCGCAGCTCCAAAGAACATCAACAATCAAGTTGTTACAACAGAAGTTTCACAAACAAGCAATAATCAACAAGCTTCTAGTTCAGTCTCAACAACTTCAACAACAACTGCGACTGAAGTTTCCCCCAAGCCAGAGACGTTGACTCAAGCACAACAAACACAAGTCAACGTTTTGCAGCAAGTCAGCAGCTACACCAAGGAGGGAAACAATAGTTCTCAGTCCCAAGTGACATCAGTTTCCCAGTTCTCCGACGTACAGCCAACAGATTGGGCTTTCCAAGCGCTACAGTCTTTAGTTGAACGTTATGGTTGTATTGCTGGTTATCCCAATGGAACGTACCGTGGTAACCGTGCTTTGACTCGTTATGAATTTGCTGCAGGTTTAAATGCATGTCTGGATCGGGTGAACGAACTGATTGCGACAGCAACATCTGACTTAGTAAGAAAAGAAGATCTGGCGACTCTGCAGCGCTTACAAGAAGAATTTTCTGCAGAATTGGCAACTCTACGCGGTCGAGTAGACACATTAGAAGCGCGCACAGCAGAATTAGAAGCCAACCAATTCTCAACAACTACCAAACTCGTTGGTGAAGCAATCTTCGCTCTCAGTGATGCTTTCGGCGATACAGCAGGTAGAAACAATAACACTGTCTTCCAAAACAGAGTACGTTTAGACTTCCAAACCAGCTTCACAGGTAAGGACGTTCTGCATACACGTTTAGCAACTGGTAACGCCAGAAGATTAAACACGGGTGGTGATGTAGACGTTAATGGAAATGGAGTGATAGATACCGCTGAGCAAAATGCTGGAGGCTTTCAAACCTTTAACCTTAGTGGAGATACTAGCAACAGCAATGACATTGTCCTCGATTGGTTAGGTTACTACGTCCCCATAGGACCTGCCCAACTTTACGTTGTAGCTACTGGTGGTATTCACAGCGATTATGCTGCTACAAATAACCCCTACTTTGATGACTATGATGGCGGTAATGGTGCTTTATCCACCTTCGCTTCCGAAAACCCCATCTATCGGATTGGTGGCGGTGCAGGTGCAGCGCTTAATCTGAACTTTGGTAAAGGTGGCGGTATTCTCAAACCAAGTTCACTCACAGTGGGTTACTTAGGCTCAGAACCGAATGATCCAGGTATCGGTTCAGGTATATTCAACGGTAACTATGCTGCTTTAGGACAATTAAACTTTAATCTTGGTCAGCGGATAGCGTTAGCAGCTACCTACGTTCACGGTTATCATGGTGCTGGTGGTGCTTTATTTGATGCAGGTGGATTCCAGGGAGCAAATCTCCCTGTTGTAGGTACTTCGCAAGCTAACGCTCTGAGTTCATTGAATGCATCTTCCAGCAACTCCTATGGTTTGTCAGCAGCGTTTAGACCGAGTGACAAACTCTCTGTTAGTGGCTTCGTTTCCTATCACGACGTCACAGGCTTTGGTCCCAATGATGACTATGAAGCTTGGAGCTACGGATTGGGAGTTGCCTTACCTGACTTTGGAAAGAAAGGTAACGTCTTAGGTGTTTTCGGAGGTGCTCAACCTTATGCCCTTGGTAGAATAGCTGGTGCTAACGCGATCCCATATCAGATCGAGGGCTTTTACAAGTATCGCGTCAGTGATAATGTCTCGATTACTCCTGGAGTGATTTATCAGATGTCTCCTGGTCAGAATAGCAATAACCCTGATGCGTTCATTGGAACTTTAAGAACAACGTTCACTTTCTAGATACTTGACAATATTTAGAACATTTTGTGCATATCAAGAATTGCTCCGCACATTGCAGCGGGGCTTTTTATATTTTTAGCTAAATTGGGCATTCATCTGATCACTCTTTCATAAATGCTGCAATCACAGAGACTTTATTTTATAGCCCTCTTGCCACCGCAGGAAATTCAAGACTACGCTAATCAAATTAAGCAGTACTTTAGTGATAACTATAGCAGTCGTCACGCACAAAAATCTCCACCGCACATCACTCTCCAACCCCCCTTTCAATGGACAGATGCTGAGGTACCAAAGCTAGAAGAATGCCTGAAAGATTTTGCCAGTCGTCGAGAGTCTGTGCCCATTACACTGAGTGGATTTGGTGCTTTTGCTCCTCGTGTGATATACATCAATGTTGTCAGAAGTTTAGAACTGCTGACTTTACATACTGATTTGATGCTACATTTGGAAAGTAACTTGGGAATAATTGACAAGGTTGGAAAAACTCGTCCCTTTGCTCCCCATATGACAGTTGCATTTAGAGACTTGAGCAAGCAAAACTTTAAGGCAGCTTGGTCTGAATTTGAGAAGCGACAGCTGCACTTTGAGTTTGCTGCTTCTGACTTGAAACTGTTGGTGCATGATGGCAGTCGCTGGAATATCAATTCAGAGTTTTTGCTACAAAAAGCCTACCTGCGCGAATCTCCCTAATTGAAGTATCTGTCGCATTATTTAGGAAAAATCAATATCAGTTTGGAAAAGATTATAGAAATCCGGTTTGATTTCTGAACAACTCGTCAGGGCAGAGAACAGGGAACGCTTAACGCTTAACAGGGAAAAAACAACAAAGGTATACTGAGTTTTTTAAGCGCAGAGCGCAGGCTATGCCAACAAAAATCAAATAGGAGTCCTATAGTTTTCTGTGTTGTTACAAAAATTGAGATATTTTTTTTAGATAAATAATTAACTACATAACAGGTAAAACTAAACCTTCTTTAGCTAGTAATGTTTCAGGAAAGACAGATTTTACTTCAATCTGAACTTGGTCGAGAAAATCATCGTGGTCATCTGGACGATGATGAGAAATAACTAACTGGTTCACCTTAGCAGTTTTAGCCAAATTGACAGCAGTGCCCCAGTGAAAGTCAGGTTCATTATGATTGGGTGCTGCAGGAGAAGTATAAGTGGCATTAGCAATTAGCACATTAACGTTTTTTGCGAGCTGCGCTACGCATTTTCGATCCACTTCATTTGCGATCTTAGATAAATCTGTTAGATAGGCAACACTGTAGTTTTTCCAACTCACTCTATAACCGATTGATTTTTGCTCGTGATTAATGATTGCAGCTGTGATGATAACATCATCTATCTTCACCACCTTACCTGATGTCAAATTATGGAAGTTTAATTCAGATTGCATAAACTGTAAAGGGTAAGGAAAGTGAGGCTGAAGCATTTGATCACACAAACATTGCTTAATAGATGCTCCATTTAAAGCGGCTGTTCCATAAATATGGAAGCAATTTTCGCTCTTGAATGCGGGAGCAAAAAAAGGAAATCCTTGGATACGATTTGATTGGGAGTTGGTAAAAAATAAATGGGCATTTAAGGGTGATTGCAGTTGCAGCCAATTTTTTCCAAGTAGGCGTAAACCAGTACCGCCATCAAAAACCAAGCGTTTTCCACCTATTTGCATTTCCACACAAGCAGTATTACCACCATAGTGGATGGTGTGGTTATCTGGTGTGGGAATTAAACCCCGTACACCCCAAAATTGCACCACAAATTCTAAGCCTTGACTTAGAATCTGGGGTAGCAGTGGTTCTGGAGTTTGCTGCTTCTGGGAAGGCGACTGCTTAAAATTTGACATATTGGCTCAAAACTAGGTCTGACTAAGCAGGTCATCGTAGCGCCGCACTTCTAACAGTTGGTTTTTGCTGTCCACAATGACAACTGTAGGAGAGTATATTTTTAACTCTTCCGAATTAAACTGTGCGTAGGACATTATAATCAAGCGATCGCCACTTATACCTAGACGTGCTGCTGCCCCATTCAGCTCAATTGCTCCTGAATTGGGTGGAGCTGGAATTGTATAAGTGATAAACCGCTCGCCATTGGAAACATTCACTACGTGCACCTGCTCATACCATAAGATACCCGCTTTATCCAACAGAACTTGGTCTACGCTGATACTTCCTACATAGTTAATATTTGTTGCTGTGAGCGTGCAGTTATGAATTTTTGCCAAAAGAAGCGTGCGCTGCATTGGGTTTCAGTTTATCAGTTATCAGTGAAACAGTGCTCTTGAAAAGGTCTCTCTCCCTAGACCACTAGCGAGACTGGCGATCAAGTGAGGGCTTCGACCGTGATCTCAGCCGAACGGTTTATCCACACAAAGAACTGGCGTTAGTGTAAGCGCAAAGTGAATCGCAGGCATACAAAGCAGCGTATCGCTTTGCGACAAGCGCGTCTAGTGGATATCCTCCGAAGACGCGCTCGTAGTCACCGCAAGCCTCCTGTTAAACTTGAGGTTACCAGTTATGAGTTGAAACAATAACCAACAGATTGCTGTTCATTATTGACTAGCTCTGGGCTATTGTTCATGTTTCAAGTTACTTGTAAATCCGATTCTTAACTTTTTCCCCTACCCGCTCTAATACACTTTTCTACTAAAGGCAACACGTGATCAACATCTTGCCACCCGAGAATTTCCGTCACTTTTTTTTCTAAATTTTTATATGTGCGGAAAAATTCAGCTATTTCTTGAAGTCGATGTGGTGCAACATCTTTTAAAGATCTTACGGAAGTGTAACGTGGGTCTTTATCAGGAACACAAAGGATTTTTTCATCGCGATCGCCACCGTCTATCATTTCTAGCATACCAATTGGTCTTGCTGCAATGACACATCCTGGAAAGCTTGGCTCATCTATAATGACCATACCATCCAAAGGATCCCCGTCATCTGCCAATGTGTTGGGTACAAAGCCGTAGTCGTATGGATATTGTACCGACGAGTATAGTACCCTGTCTAGGGCGAAAGCTTGAAGTTCTTTATCATATTCGTATTTGTTCTTACTCCCGCCTGGAATTTCGATCAGAACGTTAATCAGACCTGGTTTCGGTTGGGCAGGAATACGGGATAAATCCACAACAAAACTCCTCAGCTAACAGTGAATTAGGGGTACTTTATGCTTAGCTCCCAGTGTATAATTTTAGATGAAAATGGGCTACTGTTCTTTCACATTTCCACTACAAAAAGTGAATTAGATTTTTGGTAAGCCATCAGAGCACACTAATTTTAACATCACCACAGCTGGAATTTCCCACACCATCACTCAAAGATTCAAATTATATCCATTAGAAATTCAAAATTAATTTTGAATTTCTAATTTTGAATGAGCTGACTTGATCGTTGCAAGTAGTGTCGGATTGTCACCCATACACTGGTACGCTTTTGCCTTTAAACTTTGTAAAATTTATATAAACGTTGTACCTTATTACATTTCTTGTTCACTTGTTGTAACTTTTGGACTATAGGGAAATCCCGTAAGGCCCCATAAACTCCAAAGTGGGATTAGACAGCACGAAACTACTTACACCCGTCCTATTTCGCCTAAATTCTCAAAATTCTTGTCAACAGTAGCCAGTGAACCCTTGAGGAACCAATTTGTTGCTTGTGAGCTAGCGCAGTGACTTCAATACTGCGCCAAGCTAACCTGAAGGCAAGGTGAGTGTGACTGGAGATAAGATGCAGAAAAAACCCCAAAAGAATGAGCGCAGTACGCTATCTTTAAAGGGTTTCCTGTGCTTAGCGACTGGTGTAAGTGCAAAGCGTGCCGTAAGCACACGCCTGTGTTTGAGAGAGAAACTTGGGATTGCAAGAGCGTGTCGCAAAGTTAGTGAGCATGTTCAAAGGATATACGCACAGAGAGGTCACCTCCGTTGTAGTATATAGCATGGTTTTGTGTTTTTCATATTCCTTATATATTATCCCTTGAGCAAATCCCAAAGCCTCCTTGTGAAGTGCAAACTGCCGACGGCTCTGCCGACAGTGATGCAACTGCCATTTAAGAGTCAAGTTTTCTCTAATCTACATCTGTCTTTATATTGTAGGTAATTGGTTGCTGGTGATCCTGAGCACTGTTTGAAGAGTAGTGACCAATAACAAACAAGGGTAAAGTTAGAGTCAAAAGACCGATCACAGTTCCTACAATATCTGCCAACGTATGGGAACATGTACTGGCAGGGTCAGCAGATTGGGTATTTGAATGCATAAAAAGTTGAAGTTTTTTACACTTATTATTTGTGTTGACTCTTTTGTAAAGAGTCTTACTTGTATTTTAGCTATTTTCCAATATTATACTATCTATCAATAAATAATATCAATCATTTCTTAAGCTATCTATACTGATTTTTGTAAATAAAACACTTGAGACAAAACGGAAGTTAAAATATGTACGTTTTACTTGGTGATGAATTTCACAGGCTAATTTAACTTAATTTCGTAAAAAGTTTAGGAATACACTGAAAAAAGTATTCAAAGTTACGTCATTTGGGTATTTTCTATCTCTTCTATTTACAGTACGCCGATCCTGTATGGGCTTTGCGCTGACGTTAATGCCTATAAAGTCAAAAAATTATTATTCTTCATACCCATATTCACCGTACGTTTGAGTAGTTTTGGGGGTATGCATTCTTGGCGCACGCAGTCACGTATGCCTGCGACACTTGGCTTGGGCGAACGTTAAATAAGTGGTGGCACAGGAGTAATTATTCACTACGCAAACATTTATGAGTTAATCATTGGACAATTTTTTTGTGTAAAATTACTGTGTATAAGGAAAATTTAATAATTTCTTCTAGTTATTTTAATCTCAACCCAAAGAATGATTCCAGATTCAAACACAACTGAAAATGTGTTATTTCAAAGTGCTTGACTTTTGATAACGAATCCCTAAGCAATAAAAAAACCGCCACTTAATCAGGGCGGTTTGGTTAAGCAATCGGAGGGTATTTACAGCTTACTCTGCCAATGCATAAAATTGTTGTAACAGAGTTTGCACTTGTTCTTTATAAGATGCGCGAAATGCAACTACCGTTTGGCATA
This portion of the Brasilonema sennae CENA114 genome encodes:
- a CDS encoding 2'-5' RNA ligase family protein, producing MLQSQRLYFIALLPPQEIQDYANQIKQYFSDNYSSRHAQKSPPHITLQPPFQWTDAEVPKLEECLKDFASRRESVPITLSGFGAFAPRVIYINVVRSLELLTLHTDLMLHLESNLGIIDKVGKTRPFAPHMTVAFRDLSKQNFKAAWSEFEKRQLHFEFAASDLKLLVHDGSRWNINSEFLLQKAYLRESP
- a CDS encoding 1,2-dihydroxy-3-keto-5-methylthiopentene dioxygenase, with product MAILQLEDGTRYTDLQDISRELAPLNIQLNRWAVGESQHLRELISQDSLNEDEKEQVLKSLDKYFHQLQQTAGYQTRDLIVLHPGMPNLDAMMTKFDKIHTHSEDEVRYIIDGEAIFGFVRPDDSQVELTIQPQEYINVPAKTEHWFYLTPARRVKAVRYFTGSQGWTPEYTGREIHTRQVVTKV
- a CDS encoding inorganic diphosphatase, which encodes MDLSRIPAQPKPGLINVLIEIPGGSKNKYEYDKELQAFALDRVLYSSVQYPYDYGFVPNTLADDGDPLDGMVIIDEPSFPGCVIAARPIGMLEMIDGGDRDEKILCVPDKDPRYTSVRSLKDVAPHRLQEIAEFFRTYKNLEKKVTEILGWQDVDHVLPLVEKCIRAGRGKS
- the panD gene encoding aspartate 1-decarboxylase gives rise to the protein MQRTLLLAKIHNCTLTATNINYVGSISVDQVLLDKAGILWYEQVHVVNVSNGERFITYTIPAPPNSGAIELNGAAARLGISGDRLIIMSYAQFNSEELKIYSPTVVIVDSKNQLLEVRRYDDLLSQT
- a CDS encoding tetratricopeptide repeat protein — translated: MDWITLLRSLQSDFIKRLTSSCLLHCETEGQYSELTVISGERLKALREFCWQMAEKYKRTSPVRDVFISNLKGKLGEEVVKERLAAFVTEVDYEKRFGVGDGKVDFTLTFDPSVGIAVKSRHGSLNKVRWSINSEEVQKNAVVVCIFIQEEVNEAQPEYHLFFAGFLPTQMIKLKTGNILFGIEQLLYGSGLRCYLEQLESLTPANSHQTSQLGKYNLKHEHRYQQEKQHLPKTNFSSQQQQQSVKKNFSPDQNDYLRFHNGDMNLLSVKLGDECFEKEQYNAAINNYNQALKLNSQDAETFYKRGFAHSHIGDYKAAIADYVQAIEINPYYGKVYTKLGLARYHQGDYEGAIADYTQAIKMNPNDAVAYKSRADIRYQLRDYQGAIEDYNQALKINPNNSHLVNSKEAIELFTQSREVKPNDINGYKNRGDYRFDLGDYQGAIEDYTQVIKKSSHDIDAYYNRGQARCDLGDYQGAIEDYTQVIKTHPNDADAYYNRGHARYKLGDRQGVIDDFQKAADLYRKEGKLEEHKNTRERILDLEIEESLDILHF
- a CDS encoding iron uptake porin; the protein is MSNILRKSLVISPAVLGATLLVSTAAIAAPKNINNQVVTTEVSQTSNNQQASSSVSTTSTTTATEVSPKPETLTQAQQTQVNVLQQVSSYTKEGNNSSQSQVTSVSQFSDVQPTDWAFQALQSLVERYGCIAGYPNGTYRGNRALTRYEFAAGLNACLDRVNELIATATSDLVRKEDLATLQRLQEEFSAELATLRGRVDTLEARTAELEANQFSTTTKLVGEAIFALSDAFGDTAGRNNNTVFQNRVRLDFQTSFTGKDVLHTRLATGNARRLNTGGDVDVNGNGVIDTAEQNAGGFQTFNLSGDTSNSNDIVLDWLGYYVPIGPAQLYVVATGGIHSDYAATNNPYFDDYDGGNGALSTFASENPIYRIGGGAGAALNLNFGKGGGILKPSSLTVGYLGSEPNDPGIGSGIFNGNYAALGQLNFNLGQRIALAATYVHGYHGAGGALFDAGGFQGANLPVVGTSQANALSSLNASSSNSYGLSAAFRPSDKLSVSGFVSYHDVTGFGPNDDYEAWSYGLGVALPDFGKKGNVLGVFGGAQPYALGRIAGANAIPYQIEGFYKYRVSDNVSITPGVIYQMSPGQNSNNPDAFIGTLRTTFTF
- a CDS encoding MBL fold metallo-hydrolase, encoding MSNFKQSPSQKQQTPEPLLPQILSQGLEFVVQFWGVRGLIPTPDNHTIHYGGNTACVEMQIGGKRLVFDGGTGLRLLGKNWLQLQSPLNAHLFFTNSQSNRIQGFPFFAPAFKSENCFHIYGTAALNGASIKQCLCDQMLQPHFPYPLQFMQSELNFHNLTSGKVVKIDDVIITAAIINHEQKSIGYRVSWKNYSVAYLTDLSKIANEVDRKCVAQLAKNVNVLIANATYTSPAAPNHNEPDFHWGTAVNLAKTAKVNQLVISHHRPDDHDDFLDQVQIEVKSVFPETLLAKEGLVLPVM
- the mtnB gene encoding methylthioribulose 1-phosphate dehydratase → MNSPKLIDPRLELICAARHFYQQGWMVGTSGNLSVRLPDHSFWITASGQCKGELELGDFVRIYPNGTACPEGSRRVEKPSPDVKPSAETAIHQVLYALFPEATSCYHVHSVEANLVSRFVKGDTLPLPPLEMLKGLGVWEENPDCAMSIFDNHLQVSCIVDEIKERFRTIPPQLSALLIRDHGVTIWAPSAKTARNYIELVEYIFRYMVAARGVGVWGVGEERD
- a CDS encoding 4a-hydroxytetrahydrobiopterin dehydratase — translated: MTQLLTEEEIQQKASHLPNWTVEASTLKCTRKFKDFIQAIEFVNKLVEPAESAQHHPDIEISYNKVNISLTTHDAGGLTQKDFDLAKVISEIN